In a single window of the Acinetobacter tibetensis genome:
- a CDS encoding acyltransferase family protein, with product MKRYETLDWLRGVTACAIMIYHLISWTLWHPQAGSLLGNLGIYGVSIFFVLSGLSMGIVYNHFFHNYKSSFIFFIRRLFRLLPLLWIVIIIISIDQFYLTHYFDLSKFILNITLLYGFLAPSEYINVGAWSIGNECVYYAFTPILILLYNKRKLFGNLALLGAVIIGIYFAFFALDHHLTLAQQWKIYINPFNNLFLYFSGLALYYNFKELTMKRIAPLLIFISICLLWFYPVSGDQIEIVTNFNRIIFSIAAVTLTLGFYKLEVITIPLSLSKLLSNIGEATYGIYLIHPVVFLYITRFFNLNSYTTILLTIILTLLISNLLYYFYEKPFIKIGKRLTTRSIT from the coding sequence ATGAAACGATATGAAACCCTTGATTGGTTAAGGGGTGTAACCGCCTGTGCCATCATGATTTATCACCTTATCAGTTGGACATTGTGGCACCCTCAAGCAGGCAGCCTCTTAGGTAATTTAGGTATTTATGGTGTTTCGATCTTTTTTGTACTTTCTGGGCTAAGTATGGGGATTGTGTATAATCATTTTTTCCACAATTATAAATCTTCCTTTATATTTTTCATCCGCCGCTTATTTAGATTACTCCCACTCCTCTGGATTGTGATTATCATTATTAGCATCGATCAATTTTATCTCACGCACTATTTTGATTTATCTAAATTCATATTAAACATAACACTGTTATATGGATTTTTAGCACCCAGTGAATATATTAATGTGGGGGCATGGAGCATAGGCAATGAATGTGTTTACTATGCTTTCACACCTATACTGATTCTACTTTACAATAAACGAAAATTATTCGGTAATTTAGCACTCTTAGGGGCGGTTATAATCGGAATATATTTCGCATTTTTCGCCCTTGATCATCATTTAACACTCGCACAGCAGTGGAAAATTTACATTAATCCATTTAATAATTTATTTTTATATTTTAGTGGCTTAGCGTTATATTACAATTTTAAAGAATTGACAATGAAACGTATTGCACCTCTGCTTATTTTCATATCAATCTGCCTTCTTTGGTTTTATCCTGTTAGCGGAGATCAGATTGAAATTGTCACAAATTTTAATCGTATTATTTTCTCTATTGCAGCAGTGACCTTAACACTTGGTTTTTATAAGCTAGAAGTCATTACAATCCCCTTAAGTCTTTCAAAACTTCTATCGAATATTGGGGAAGCAACCTATGGCATATATTTAATACATCCTGTCGTTTTTCTCTATATTACTCGCTTTTTTAACTTAAATTCTTATACAACTATCTTGCTTACTATTATTTTAACCCTATTGATTTCAAATCTTCTTTATTATTTTTATGAGAAGCCTTTTATCAAAATTGGCAAAAGGCTTACTACACGATCAATCACTTAA
- the galE gene encoding UDP-glucose 4-epimerase GalE: protein MAKILVTGGAGYIGSHTCVELLTAGHEVVVLDNLSNSSVESLTRVQQLSGKSLDFIEGDIRDGETLDQVFAQHAIDAVIHFAGLKAVGESQQIPLTYFDNNISGSLNLVKAMERAGVFKLVFSSSATVYDEANVSPLNEKMPTGMPSNNYGYTKLIVEQMLQKLSVADERWSIALLRYFNPVGAHKSGRIGEDPQGIPNNLMPYVTQVAVGRREKLSIFGQDYDTVDGTGVRDYIHVVDLANAHLCALNNRLSATGCRAWNIGTGQGASVLQIKNTFEQVNGIAIAFEFAPRREGDVATSFADNTRAVTELNWQPQYGLQDMLADSWNWQKQNPKGYGQ, encoded by the coding sequence ATGGCTAAAATTTTAGTCACAGGTGGAGCTGGTTATATCGGCTCACATACCTGTGTTGAGTTATTAACCGCGGGTCATGAAGTTGTGGTTTTGGATAATCTCTCAAATAGTTCGGTTGAATCCTTAACGCGGGTACAACAACTATCTGGAAAATCTCTCGATTTTATTGAGGGAGATATTCGAGATGGCGAAACGCTTGATCAAGTCTTTGCACAGCATGCGATTGATGCGGTAATTCATTTCGCCGGCTTAAAAGCAGTAGGTGAAAGCCAGCAGATTCCTTTGACTTATTTTGATAATAACATTTCAGGGAGTCTGAATTTGGTCAAAGCCATGGAACGTGCTGGCGTATTTAAGTTGGTGTTTAGTTCTTCTGCGACCGTTTATGATGAGGCAAATGTTTCACCATTGAATGAAAAGATGCCGACGGGTATGCCATCCAACAATTATGGTTATACCAAACTGATTGTTGAACAAATGCTACAAAAGCTAAGTGTTGCAGATGAGCGTTGGTCAATTGCTTTGTTGCGTTACTTTAACCCTGTAGGCGCGCATAAAAGTGGTCGCATTGGTGAAGATCCACAAGGAATTCCAAATAATTTGATGCCTTATGTGACGCAGGTGGCCGTTGGGCGTCGTGAAAAATTATCTATTTTTGGTCAAGATTACGATACCGTTGATGGTACAGGTGTTCGTGATTATATCCATGTGGTGGATTTAGCCAATGCACATCTTTGTGCCTTAAATAATCGCTTATCCGCGACAGGCTGTCGGGCATGGAATATTGGTACGGGGCAAGGTGCCTCAGTTTTGCAAATTAAAAATACCTTTGAGCAAGTCAATGGGATTGCGATTGCATTTGAATTTGCACCACGACGTGAGGGGGATGTTGCCACCTCATTCGCAGACAATACTCGTGCAGTGACAGAGTTGAACTGGCAGCCGCAATATGGGCTTCAGGATATGCTCGCTGACAGTTGGAACTGGCAGAAGCAAAATCCAAAGGGCTATGGTCAATAA
- a CDS encoding GNAT family N-acetyltransferase has translation MDSNVKCSLVDVDDEWDTAVKKFNFDIYHLSGWLKSSAVIDDGQAKGLMIKFGNNELLFPLIIRRIDSIFWDATSPYGYGGPLGDSVLTNQEIDQLLQNAINFLKEQNCVSWFIRLHPILNIGWNSKSGTIVEHGPTLSSDLSKTEEEHWSETQLRHQRGIKKALKQSIYTKIEELNENNALIFSKIYIETMKHVNASDFYLFDDLYFIALAKNLKGRILLITAYDNETPIAASIFTYCQESKIIQYHLGGTLDAYRNLQPAKLIIHIARAWGREKRYSILHFGGGFGASLDSLYEYKKGFSSNEHVFKTHRIVVNSDIYLKLLNKNGRVGQLTEYFPLYRKPNGK, from the coding sequence ATGGATTCTAATGTGAAATGTTCTTTAGTCGATGTTGATGATGAATGGGACACTGCAGTAAAGAAATTTAATTTTGATATTTATCATTTAAGTGGCTGGCTTAAATCTTCAGCAGTCATAGATGATGGTCAGGCTAAAGGCTTAATGATTAAGTTTGGTAATAATGAGTTACTTTTTCCTTTAATTATTAGGAGAATAGATAGTATATTTTGGGATGCAACCTCGCCATATGGTTATGGTGGTCCATTAGGAGATAGTGTATTAACAAATCAAGAGATTGATCAGTTATTACAAAATGCAATTAATTTTTTAAAAGAGCAGAATTGTGTTTCTTGGTTTATTCGATTACATCCAATTTTAAATATTGGATGGAATAGTAAATCTGGCACTATCGTTGAGCATGGGCCAACATTATCTTCAGATTTGAGTAAAACAGAAGAAGAACATTGGTCTGAAACTCAACTTAGACATCAACGAGGCATTAAAAAGGCATTAAAACAGTCTATATATACAAAGATTGAAGAACTCAATGAAAATAATGCTTTAATCTTTTCTAAAATTTACATTGAAACTATGAAGCATGTAAATGCATCAGACTTTTATTTATTTGATGATTTATATTTTATAGCGTTAGCCAAAAATCTAAAAGGCAGAATTTTATTAATTACTGCTTATGATAATGAAACACCGATTGCTGCTTCAATCTTTACCTATTGCCAAGAAAGTAAAATTATCCAATATCATTTAGGCGGTACTCTTGATGCTTATCGAAATTTACAACCTGCTAAGCTGATTATACACATCGCAAGAGCCTGGGGGCGTGAAAAGAGATACAGTATTTTGCATTTTGGCGGAGGTTTTGGGGCAAGTTTGGATTCATTATATGAGTATAAAAAAGGATTCAGTTCGAATGAACATGTATTTAAAACGCATCGTATTGTCGTGAACTCTGATATTTATCTCAAATTGTTAAATAAAAATGGCAGGGTTGGACAGTTAACAGAATACTTTCCGCTTTATCGGAAACCAAATGGGAAATAA
- a CDS encoding EpsG family protein, whose amino-acid sequence MILIDNTAFLNLYNLIYFCTACLVLASALSSEIKKDVLLQNKLGQYLVFLPLIFLIFLVGLREYDVGADTVSYFDILWNETSELNFSDGILFGLIASTLRYFNLGYTYFLLLISFLFYIITYKSLKNYTEKFESNLLITFFACISFFFYLSMSINVIRQGVSLAFLLLAYSLWLGKKNNIIILLCMFLSLAFHLTSIIPILIFISSVIISKIRTFNLLILIYLFSIILSYFNYGFLNFSSVFLDFLGDDRHADYFSDEVSDYSIGFRPQFVIFNTFFLFVSLYVKNKLTDIDLSYQYNILVSYYIIASVIFFMAFQLPFSDRWGLFSWCVIPLLISPLFYSPFVKEKIKIHYVLILILIYIGFYFYDK is encoded by the coding sequence ATGATATTAATTGATAATACTGCTTTTTTAAATTTATACAATTTAATTTATTTTTGTACAGCCTGCTTGGTCTTGGCTTCTGCTTTATCTTCTGAAATTAAGAAGGATGTTTTACTACAGAATAAATTAGGTCAATATTTAGTTTTTTTACCTTTAATTTTTTTAATATTCCTTGTGGGTCTCAGGGAATATGATGTAGGAGCTGATACAGTTAGTTATTTTGATATACTTTGGAATGAAACATCTGAGTTGAATTTTAGTGATGGTATTTTATTCGGTTTAATTGCTTCGACTCTAAGATATTTTAATTTAGGTTATACTTATTTTCTTTTATTAATATCCTTCTTATTTTATATAATTACTTACAAATCATTAAAGAACTATACTGAAAAATTTGAATCAAATCTTCTTATTACTTTCTTTGCATGCATTTCATTTTTCTTTTATTTAAGTATGAGTATTAATGTGATCAGGCAAGGTGTATCTTTAGCTTTTTTGTTACTTGCTTATTCTTTATGGCTTGGTAAGAAAAATAATATTATAATTTTATTGTGTATGTTTTTGTCATTAGCTTTTCATTTGACCTCAATTATACCAATTTTAATATTTATTTCTTCTGTTATCATAAGTAAAATTAGAACTTTTAATTTACTAATTCTTATCTATTTATTTTCTATAATTTTATCTTACTTTAATTATGGTTTTTTAAACTTTTCATCAGTGTTTTTAGATTTTTTAGGTGACGATAGACACGCAGACTATTTTTCGGATGAAGTTTCTGATTACAGCATAGGTTTTAGGCCACAGTTTGTAATATTTAATACTTTTTTTCTGTTTGTATCTCTGTATGTTAAAAATAAGTTAACTGATATTGATTTATCTTATCAATATAATATTCTTGTTTCTTATTATATTATTGCAAGTGTTATATTTTTTATGGCATTTCAACTGCCATTTTCAGATCGTTGGGGATTGTTTTCATGGTGTGTTATTCCATTACTAATTTCACCGTTATTTTATTCACCTTTTGTTAAGGAAAAAATAAAAATTCATTATGTTTTGATCTTGATTCTAATTTACATTGGTTTTTATTTCTATGATAAATGA
- a CDS encoding sugar transferase: MIKRFLDIVIASFALTLLSPLYLYVAYKVKKNLGTPVLFRQVRPGLHGKPFEMIKFRSMHDAIDAQGNPLPDIKRLTPFGRMLRSSSLDELPELWNVIKGDMSIVGPRPLLMEYLPLYNEEQAKRHHVRPGMTGHAQVNGRNAISWDEKLKLDIWYVENQSVWLDFKIMLKTIKVVLIKENVNDESGHSMPKFTGDKQGDKNGF; encoded by the coding sequence ATGATAAAACGCTTCCTAGATATTGTGATTGCTTCTTTTGCGCTCACTTTACTGTCGCCATTATATTTATATGTTGCATATAAGGTGAAAAAGAATTTAGGCACTCCTGTCTTGTTCCGTCAGGTTCGTCCAGGTTTACATGGCAAACCTTTTGAAATGATTAAATTTAGAAGTATGCATGATGCTATCGATGCCCAAGGGAACCCTTTACCAGATATTAAACGATTAACACCCTTTGGGCGAATGTTACGATCTAGCAGTTTGGATGAATTACCTGAATTATGGAATGTGATTAAAGGTGACATGAGTATAGTCGGGCCACGTCCGTTACTGATGGAATATTTACCACTTTATAATGAAGAACAAGCCAAGCGGCATCATGTGCGCCCCGGCATGACAGGTCATGCACAAGTGAATGGTCGTAATGCCATTAGTTGGGATGAAAAATTGAAGCTTGATATTTGGTATGTTGAAAATCAATCTGTTTGGCTGGATTTCAAAATCATGCTGAAAACGATCAAAGTTGTTCTAATTAAAGAAAATGTAAATGATGAATCAGGTCACTCTATGCCTAAATTTACAGGGGATAAACAGGGTGATAAAAATGGATTCTAA
- a CDS encoding glycosyltransferase family 4 protein yields MSTIVFIGTIASSIYDFRADLIRSLLKQGHRIYAFTSQYTVEDINKIEQLGAIPVTYTLNRGGLNPLADIVATYQLLKKIKHINPDVVFSYFAKPVIFGTLAAKLAKVPRVIGMLEGLGYTFTEQPEGLSHKTKFIRYIQVFLYKMALPMLDQLIFLNPDDPKDLLETYSIKVKKVVILGGIGLNLQEYPYQPVDDISLPIKFLFIGRLLKEKGIHEFVQAAKLVKKQYPKTQFTILGQIDTFNIGALQQAELDDLIASCVVEYRGQVNNVKDWITNSHVFVLPSYREGVPRSTQEAMAIGRAIITTDVPGCRETVIQNRNGFIIPRWDSKTLAEYMIYFIENPKQIRFMGDESHKIAIDKFDVEKVNQRLQNILGV; encoded by the coding sequence ATGAGTACGATAGTGTTTATTGGCACGATAGCATCTAGCATTTATGATTTTCGTGCAGATTTAATCCGTAGCCTCTTAAAGCAGGGGCATCGAATCTATGCTTTTACATCTCAATACACTGTAGAAGATATAAATAAAATAGAACAACTAGGTGCCATTCCAGTTACATATACTTTAAACCGTGGTGGATTAAATCCACTGGCAGATATTGTCGCAACTTATCAACTTTTAAAAAAAATAAAGCATATAAATCCTGATGTGGTCTTTTCATATTTTGCTAAGCCGGTCATTTTTGGGACTCTAGCTGCGAAACTAGCAAAAGTTCCTCGTGTAATCGGTATGCTTGAGGGTCTGGGTTACACTTTTACAGAGCAGCCAGAGGGTCTAAGCCATAAAACTAAATTTATCCGATACATTCAGGTTTTTCTCTACAAAATGGCATTGCCAATGCTGGATCAACTTATTTTCTTAAATCCAGACGACCCTAAAGATTTATTGGAAACATATTCTATAAAAGTAAAAAAAGTAGTGATCCTAGGTGGAATAGGTTTAAATTTACAAGAATATCCATATCAACCCGTTGATGATATTTCACTTCCTATTAAATTTTTATTCATTGGTCGGTTGCTTAAAGAAAAAGGAATACATGAGTTTGTTCAAGCCGCTAAATTGGTGAAAAAACAATATCCTAAAACACAGTTTACGATTCTTGGACAAATAGATACTTTTAATATTGGCGCACTACAACAAGCAGAGTTGGATGATTTGATTGCTTCGTGTGTTGTTGAGTATCGAGGTCAAGTGAATAATGTAAAAGACTGGATCACGAATAGTCATGTATTTGTATTGCCCTCTTATCGTGAAGGTGTACCTCGGAGCACACAAGAAGCCATGGCAATAGGTCGTGCAATTATTACTACAGATGTTCCAGGTTGCCGAGAAACTGTAATTCAAAATCGGAACGGTTTCATTATTCCAAGGTGGGATTCCAAAACTTTAGCTGAATATATGATTTATTTCATTGAGAATCCTAAACAGATTCGATTTATGGGAGATGAAAGCCACAAAATTGCAATTGATAAATTTGATGTTGAAAAAGTAAATCAACGATTACAAAATATTTTAGGAGTCTGA
- a CDS encoding glycosyltransferase family 2 protein — MINESENTPTISVGIPFYNAEKFLVFAIQSVLCQSYKNWELILVDDGSTDNSLKIAKEFAGNDRRIKVLCDGENKKLPTRLNQLIKESEGKFIARMDADDIMHPSRLEIQLKYLLENDQVDLVSTGLVSIDDQNRVCGFRSVNSLITEISKPFKFHIAHPTVMARKEWYLRNLYSLDYPRAEDFELWCRAYGKNDLKIAILPDLLLFYREFGNISIDNLLKTCSDEHKIRNYYQMNNKIYNFIYFKLKYFFIYTIGFLGLGQNLSRRRNRDLSDDDAKEMQELLNLVVNRK; from the coding sequence ATGATAAATGAATCTGAAAATACACCTACTATTAGTGTAGGTATTCCATTTTATAATGCTGAAAAGTTCTTGGTTTTTGCCATTCAGTCTGTACTTTGTCAATCATATAAAAATTGGGAGTTAATTCTTGTGGATGATGGATCCACAGATAATTCTCTGAAGATTGCTAAAGAGTTTGCAGGTAATGATCGACGGATTAAAGTGCTCTGTGATGGTGAAAATAAGAAATTACCCACGCGTCTAAATCAATTAATAAAGGAATCTGAAGGTAAATTTATAGCAAGGATGGATGCAGATGATATTATGCATCCCAGTCGTTTGGAAATACAATTAAAATATCTTTTAGAAAATGATCAAGTTGATCTTGTTTCTACGGGTTTGGTCTCTATAGATGATCAGAATAGAGTCTGTGGATTCAGAAGTGTTAATTCACTTATTACTGAAATATCTAAACCTTTTAAGTTTCATATAGCTCATCCAACTGTGATGGCTAGAAAAGAATGGTATTTAAGAAATTTATATAGTTTAGACTATCCTCGTGCTGAAGATTTTGAGCTGTGGTGCCGCGCATATGGTAAAAATGATTTAAAAATAGCAATTCTTCCAGATTTACTGCTTTTTTATCGTGAATTTGGAAATATCTCTATCGATAATCTTTTGAAAACATGTTCAGATGAACATAAAATAAGAAATTATTATCAAATGAATAATAAGATATATAATTTTATTTATTTTAAGTTGAAATATTTTTTTATTTATACAATTGGTTTTTTGGGCTTGGGGCAGAATCTTTCGAGGAGAAGAAATCGGGATTTATCTGATGATGATGCAAAGGAAATGCAAGAATTATTAAATTTGGTTGTGAATAGAAAGTAG
- a CDS encoding GNAT family N-acetyltransferase, whose protein sequence is MIKSKNVSLRPIELHDDILLQKLMNDPFVAGNVTGWSFPVSVFSQNNWIQSNTNSSNYRLIIVDNETNDAIGITGLWDIDWHNQSANMPIKILPEKNKKGFGTEVIMLTMAWAFYNVGLRRLYGPVLDFNGPSMGAYVKKCGWKIEGRQREAIFRKGEWHDVYDIAILKHEFDALPNVAEFIHAVCPVDTTPNINSQDYI, encoded by the coding sequence ATGATTAAATCTAAAAATGTGTCTCTTAGACCAATTGAGTTACACGATGATATTTTATTACAAAAATTGATGAATGATCCTTTTGTGGCTGGAAATGTAACAGGATGGTCTTTTCCTGTATCTGTTTTTTCCCAAAATAATTGGATTCAGTCAAATACAAATAGTTCAAATTATCGCTTAATTATTGTAGATAATGAAACGAATGACGCAATTGGTATCACAGGGTTGTGGGACATTGATTGGCATAATCAGTCAGCGAATATGCCAATAAAAATCTTACCCGAAAAAAATAAAAAAGGCTTTGGTACAGAAGTCATTATGTTAACCATGGCATGGGCATTTTACAATGTCGGACTCAGACGTTTATATGGTCCAGTTTTAGACTTCAATGGGCCAAGTATGGGGGCTTATGTTAAAAAATGTGGTTGGAAGATTGAAGGTCGACAACGTGAAGCGATTTTTCGTAAGGGAGAATGGCATGATGTATACGATATAGCAATTCTTAAGCATGAATTTGATGCTCTACCTAATGTAGCTGAGTTTATTCATGCGGTATGTCCTGTAGATACCACACCTAATATCAATTCCCAAGATTATATTTAG
- a CDS encoding DegT/DnrJ/EryC1/StrS family aminotransferase produces the protein MLNTTFEPWPSFTVEEADAVKDLLLSNKVNYWTGKECREFEKEFTQFSQTKYAVALANGTVALDVALKALNIGAGDDVIVTSRTFLASASCIVTAGANPIFADVELDSQNISRKTIDAVLTPNTKAIICVHLAGWMCDMDPIMQLAEEKGLFVIEDCAQAHGAQYKGKSAGSIGHIGAWSFCQDKIMSTGGEGGMVTTNDENLWEKMWSYKDHGKNYDSIYHKQHPPGFHWVHDSFGTNWRMMEMQAVLGRMQLKKMPIWTKKRTQNAQRILAVFQNSRYFSVHYPNQDYVHANYKCYVQVNIEQLPAGWSRDRILNEINAQGVPCFIGSCSEVYLEKAFEGTIWRPKTRLVNAQQLGETSLMFLVHPTLTEDSLTKTVNAIQQVIQMMNAIKN, from the coding sequence ATGCTAAATACTACATTTGAACCATGGCCAAGCTTCACAGTAGAAGAGGCAGATGCTGTTAAAGATCTGCTTCTTTCAAATAAAGTGAACTATTGGACTGGAAAAGAATGTCGAGAGTTTGAGAAAGAATTTACGCAATTTTCTCAAACTAAATATGCCGTAGCACTAGCGAATGGTACGGTAGCACTTGACGTTGCTTTAAAAGCTTTAAATATTGGTGCTGGAGATGATGTAATTGTTACATCCAGAACCTTTCTTGCATCTGCCAGCTGTATTGTTACAGCAGGTGCTAATCCTATTTTTGCAGATGTTGAGCTGGATTCTCAGAATATTTCTCGAAAGACCATTGACGCGGTATTAACTCCGAATACCAAAGCCATTATTTGTGTACATTTAGCGGGCTGGATGTGTGATATGGATCCAATCATGCAGTTGGCAGAAGAAAAAGGGTTATTTGTCATTGAAGATTGTGCTCAAGCACATGGTGCACAATATAAAGGAAAATCAGCGGGTTCGATTGGTCATATTGGGGCATGGTCTTTCTGTCAGGACAAAATTATGAGCACTGGTGGTGAAGGCGGGATGGTTACCACCAATGATGAGAACTTATGGGAAAAAATGTGGTCTTATAAAGACCATGGTAAAAATTATGACAGCATTTACCATAAACAACACCCACCTGGTTTCCATTGGGTACATGACTCTTTTGGAACCAATTGGCGCATGATGGAAATGCAGGCCGTGCTCGGGCGTATGCAACTGAAAAAAATGCCAATATGGACAAAAAAACGTACACAGAATGCGCAGCGTATATTGGCTGTATTTCAAAATAGTCGTTATTTCTCCGTACATTATCCAAACCAAGATTATGTACATGCCAACTATAAGTGCTATGTACAGGTGAATATTGAACAATTACCGGCAGGTTGGTCACGTGACCGTATTTTGAATGAAATAAATGCACAAGGTGTGCCATGCTTTATTGGCTCTTGTTCAGAAGTTTATTTAGAAAAAGCATTTGAAGGTACTATTTGGAGACCCAAAACACGCTTAGTGAACGCTCAACAATTAGGTGAAACCAGTTTAATGTTTTTGGTACATCCGACCTTAACAGAAGATAGTCTGACAAAAACTGTGAATGCTATTCAGCAGGTTATACAGATGATGAATGCAATAAAAAATTAA
- a CDS encoding polysaccharide biosynthesis protein — translation MKNIIHQFAAQPRIYKQIFLSFLDLLAFPVILWLCYVIRLFDPETPIISDATYGILLISFIAVLSLMITGVYRFIVHTFEEILIWKLALAVAMTMIALYVLRSSTATFVPMSVPFIFGFMMFTWVWLSRVYIRFLVRASYCAEIGSKRVAIYGAGAAGQQIEAALKCSGQYLPVFFIDDDPSLQGRIIGSIPVYPVAQALQRLKKDRIDEILLALPSVERVRKAEIIHELEPCNLKITALPGLTQLVHGEITVSDIQEVDIIDLLGRDPIPPISHLLTKNIENKVVMVTGAGGSIGSELCRQIVKNKPKALVLYELNEFALYNIDQELHSSCDVTIIPVLGSVRNQAKLEYEIEQYGVQTVYHAAAYKHVPLVECNPLAGLKNNAIGTACSLNAAVKKGVETFVLISTDKAVRPTNVMGASKRMAELYCQSVAAIQKNTHISIVRFGNVLGSSGSVVPLFKQQIAKGGPITVTHPEVTRYFMTIPEASQLVIQAGALGQGGDVFLLDMGEPVCIQNLARQMIKLSGFTVRETGSLSGDIEIIYSGLRPGEKLYEELLIDQENTEYTEHARIRRSFEKDYPLQEILIVFDRINQMDAAKPDIDWLLTQLEHYVDGYKRGNQVIIN, via the coding sequence GTGAAAAATATAATCCATCAATTTGCTGCACAACCAAGAATATATAAGCAAATTTTTTTAAGTTTTTTGGACTTATTGGCTTTCCCTGTAATTTTATGGTTGTGCTATGTGATTCGTTTATTTGATCCTGAAACTCCAATTATTTCAGATGCGACATATGGCATTCTCTTGATCAGTTTTATTGCAGTCTTAAGTTTGATGATCACAGGAGTTTATCGTTTTATTGTCCATACTTTTGAAGAAATCCTGATATGGAAGTTAGCACTTGCTGTCGCGATGACGATGATAGCCTTATATGTACTGCGTTCAAGTACTGCAACATTTGTACCGATGTCTGTCCCATTTATATTCGGATTTATGATGTTTACATGGGTCTGGTTGAGTCGAGTATATATTCGTTTTTTAGTTAGAGCCTCATATTGTGCTGAAATTGGCAGTAAAAGAGTTGCAATTTATGGTGCAGGTGCAGCTGGTCAGCAAATTGAGGCGGCACTTAAATGTTCAGGTCAGTATCTACCTGTATTCTTTATTGATGATGATCCATCCTTACAAGGAAGAATTATTGGCAGCATACCTGTTTATCCAGTTGCTCAAGCATTACAACGGTTGAAAAAAGATCGAATCGACGAAATTTTATTGGCACTTCCTTCAGTGGAGCGTGTAAGAAAAGCAGAGATTATTCATGAGCTTGAGCCTTGTAATTTAAAAATTACGGCACTACCGGGTTTGACCCAGTTGGTTCATGGTGAAATTACAGTTTCTGATATTCAGGAAGTGGATATTATTGATTTGTTAGGGCGTGATCCTATTCCCCCGATTTCGCATTTATTGACCAAGAATATTGAAAATAAAGTTGTGATGGTGACAGGTGCAGGTGGGTCTATTGGATCTGAATTATGTCGTCAAATTGTTAAGAATAAGCCGAAAGCGCTAGTTCTTTATGAACTGAACGAATTCGCACTGTATAACATTGATCAAGAATTACACTCGAGCTGTGATGTGACAATCATTCCTGTTTTGGGTTCTGTGCGGAATCAAGCCAAATTAGAGTATGAGATTGAACAGTATGGTGTTCAAACGGTTTACCATGCAGCAGCATACAAGCATGTGCCTCTAGTTGAATGTAATCCGCTTGCTGGATTGAAAAATAATGCGATTGGTACGGCATGTAGTCTCAATGCAGCAGTAAAAAAAGGGGTAGAAACATTTGTATTAATTTCGACAGATAAAGCGGTTCGACCAACCAATGTGATGGGGGCTTCGAAGCGGATGGCAGAGCTATATTGTCAATCTGTCGCTGCAATACAAAAAAATACACATATCAGTATTGTTCGATTTGGTAATGTTTTAGGGTCTTCAGGTTCAGTAGTCCCTTTATTTAAACAGCAAATTGCCAAAGGGGGCCCCATTACTGTGACTCATCCAGAAGTTACGCGTTACTTTATGACAATTCCTGAAGCCTCGCAATTGGTGATTCAGGCGGGTGCATTGGGGCAAGGTGGAGATGTCTTCCTATTGGATATGGGGGAACCTGTATGCATTCAGAATTTGGCACGACAAATGATTAAACTAAGTGGTTTCACTGTGCGAGAAACTGGGTCGTTGAGTGGTGATATTGAAATCATCTATAGTGGCTTACGTCCAGGAGAGAAACTGTATGAGGAACTGTTGATTGACCAAGAGAATACAGAGTATACAGAGCATGCGCGGATTCGCCGTTCTTTTGAAAAAGATTATCCCTTACAAGAAATACTAATAGTCTTTGATAGAATAAATCAAATGGATGCAGCAAAACCAGATATAGATTGGTTGTTGACTCAACTTGAGCATTATGTCGATGGGTATAAACGGGGTAATCAAGTTATAATTAACTAA